Proteins from one candidate division KSB1 bacterium genomic window:
- a CDS encoding nucleoside 2-deoxyribosyltransferase, with amino-acid sequence MKLYFSAAISAGRQRQPLYQRMVAFLEELGGEILTKHVAHPRVLQQEAQHSAVEIFCRDRSLLAACDALVAEVSTPSLGVGYEIAVALQQRRPVLCLCKQGIFLTRMLTGNPDPNLTVRFYAQEADWQEEMRRFHRQLHDMLVSSHPLPRVESVEKSKDFFD; translated from the coding sequence TTGAAGCTCTACTTTTCCGCCGCCATCAGCGCCGGCCGGCAGCGCCAGCCGCTTTATCAGCGCATGGTGGCCTTTCTCGAGGAACTGGGCGGCGAGATCTTGACCAAACACGTGGCGCATCCCCGCGTGCTGCAGCAGGAGGCACAACACAGCGCGGTGGAAATCTTCTGCCGCGATCGCAGCCTGCTGGCAGCGTGCGATGCTCTGGTCGCTGAAGTCAGCACCCCCTCGCTGGGCGTGGGGTATGAGATTGCCGTGGCATTGCAGCAACGGCGCCCGGTGTTGTGCCTGTGCAAACAGGGAATTTTTCTGACGCGCATGCTTACCGGTAATCCCGATCCCAATCTCACTGTTCGTTTTTATGCCCAAGAGGCGGACTGGCAGGAGGAAATGCGCCGCTTTCACCGGCAGCTCCACGATATGCTTGTTTCGTCTCATCCTCTCCCGAGAGTTGAATCTGTTGAAAAAAGCAAAGACTTTTTCGACTGA
- the bshA gene encoding N-acetyl-alpha-D-glucosaminyl L-malate synthase BshA, translating into MKIGMVSHPTLGGSGVVASELGMALAQRGHEVHFISHAAPFRLREFHPRVYFHEVDVVTYPLFKYPPYEIGLANKIVDVVQEYGLDVIHAHYAVPHATSAYLAKHILDSTRLKVITTLHGTDITLVGADKSFYNVIKFSIEQSDGVTAVSDYLVRRTREEFNIQREIRRIYNFIDVKKGRPAKPGPCKREMFAPAGEKLLVHASNFRPVKRVGDVVRIFARLHEKLPCKLLLVGEGPERLFVQQLVKELGLREHVCFLGTVDYLEDILYCADLFFLPTEQESFGLVALEAMNCGVPVIGTNAGGLPEVVQHGQNGFLLPVGETAAMAEAALELLSNPGRHLAFSQSARARAALFDIEKIMPEWQSLYEEVLSAR; encoded by the coding sequence ATGAAAATCGGCATGGTCAGTCATCCGACGCTGGGCGGTTCCGGCGTCGTTGCTTCCGAACTCGGCATGGCGCTGGCGCAGCGCGGCCATGAGGTGCATTTCATCAGTCATGCCGCGCCCTTTCGGCTGCGCGAGTTTCATCCGCGGGTTTACTTTCATGAAGTCGATGTCGTCACCTATCCGCTGTTCAAATATCCGCCCTATGAAATCGGTCTGGCCAACAAGATCGTGGACGTGGTGCAGGAATACGGCCTGGACGTGATTCATGCGCATTACGCCGTGCCGCACGCGACCTCGGCCTATCTCGCCAAGCACATTCTCGATTCAACCCGGCTGAAGGTGATCACCACACTGCACGGCACGGACATCACGCTGGTGGGCGCGGACAAGTCATTCTACAATGTCATCAAATTCAGCATCGAGCAATCCGACGGCGTCACCGCGGTCTCCGACTATTTGGTGCGGCGCACGCGCGAGGAATTCAACATTCAGCGCGAGATCCGGCGCATTTACAACTTTATTGACGTGAAAAAAGGGCGGCCGGCGAAGCCCGGGCCGTGCAAGCGCGAGATGTTTGCGCCCGCCGGCGAGAAGCTGCTGGTGCACGCCTCCAATTTCCGCCCGGTGAAACGGGTCGGCGACGTGGTGCGGATCTTCGCCCGCTTGCATGAAAAACTGCCCTGCAAGCTGCTGCTGGTGGGAGAGGGCCCGGAGCGCCTGTTCGTGCAGCAGCTCGTGAAGGAACTGGGGCTGCGCGAGCACGTCTGCTTTCTCGGCACGGTGGATTATCTCGAAGACATCCTGTATTGCGCGGATTTGTTTTTCCTGCCCACCGAACAGGAAAGCTTCGGCCTGGTGGCTTTGGAAGCGATGAATTGCGGCGTGCCGGTGATCGGCACCAATGCCGGTGGACTGCCGGAGGTGGTGCAGCACGGTCAAAATGGTTTCCTGCTGCCGGTCGGCGAAACGGCGGCCATGGCGGAAGCCGCCCTGGAGTTGCTGTCCAACCCCGGGCGGCATCTCGCTTTTTCCCAAAGCGCGCGCGCCCGCGCGGCGCTTTTTGACATCGAGAAGATCATGCCGGAATGGCAATCGCTCTATGAAGAGGTCTTGTCGGCACGTTGA
- the bshC gene encoding bacillithiol biosynthesis cysteine-adding enzyme BshC, whose translation MHIPAATLPGLNRLALTYLQDFDAVREFYGTDYRTLDNLERHARTVTQHTYPRAALAQALLRQNHHWGAGEKVLANIAALAQPGSLAVVTGQQVGIFGGPLFTLYKALTCVKLAEALQIRLQQPVVPVFWLAADDDDLAEMNHVLLMTPENELVSFSCPLDTTTRRPAAQVHLGAAMAECHRALAQAVSDSEFKGEILEALAQAYAAGRSLPEAFARWLLYLLGEWGLVPLNPTDVAIRRLGLPLLLREFEEDSPSTRAALHASARLEQAGFGVPVPLRPGRFNVFYVDDVRHALEKQAERVVSTDGRVAFSARELALRLQEAPQQFSPNVILRPLLQDALLPNLAYIAGPGEIAYFAQLRGVYEALEVPMPAIFPRKSLTLLEGRIKRVQEKYHLPLPAFWSRPAELLSRVAREHAPEGLFEPVAAARDALSRRLDELKQRATALDAPLAGFIDKERGKIFHQLAIIENKLLQAAKRQNETLTQQILKAAHALYPRQQLQEREFSIVPFLCKHGRGLVRRLYDLMEVQRFDHQVIELF comes from the coding sequence ATGCACATACCCGCAGCCACACTGCCGGGCCTCAACCGGCTCGCCCTGACTTATCTGCAAGATTTCGATGCCGTGCGTGAGTTTTATGGAACAGATTATCGCACGCTGGACAATCTGGAGAGGCATGCACGAACCGTCACGCAGCACACGTATCCACGCGCGGCACTCGCCCAGGCGTTGCTCCGCCAAAATCATCACTGGGGTGCCGGGGAAAAAGTGCTCGCCAACATCGCAGCGCTGGCGCAGCCGGGCAGTCTGGCAGTGGTTACAGGGCAGCAGGTCGGCATCTTCGGCGGCCCGTTGTTCACGCTTTACAAAGCACTCACGTGCGTGAAGCTGGCCGAAGCCCTGCAGATTCGCCTGCAGCAGCCAGTGGTGCCGGTGTTCTGGCTGGCAGCAGACGATGATGATCTGGCGGAGATGAACCACGTGTTGCTCATGACGCCGGAGAATGAGCTGGTTTCCTTCTCCTGTCCGCTCGATACCACCACGCGCCGGCCGGCGGCGCAGGTTCATTTGGGCGCGGCCATGGCCGAATGCCATCGCGCGCTGGCGCAGGCTGTGAGCGACTCGGAGTTCAAAGGAGAAATTCTCGAAGCGCTGGCGCAGGCCTATGCCGCGGGCCGCTCCTTGCCGGAAGCTTTTGCGCGCTGGTTGCTTTATCTCCTGGGCGAGTGGGGCCTGGTGCCGCTCAATCCCACTGATGTGGCGATCAGACGGCTGGGGCTGCCGCTGCTGCTGCGTGAGTTTGAAGAAGACAGCCCCTCGACCAGGGCGGCTTTGCACGCCAGCGCCCGGCTGGAACAGGCGGGTTTCGGGGTGCCGGTGCCGCTGCGGCCCGGCCGCTTCAATGTCTTTTATGTTGATGATGTACGGCATGCCCTGGAAAAGCAGGCTGAGCGCGTGGTCAGCACGGACGGCCGGGTGGCATTTTCCGCGCGCGAGCTGGCACTCCGCCTGCAGGAAGCCCCGCAGCAGTTTTCCCCCAATGTGATTTTGCGGCCGCTGCTGCAGGATGCCCTGCTGCCCAATCTCGCCTACATTGCCGGGCCGGGTGAGATTGCCTATTTTGCGCAGTTGCGCGGGGTGTACGAGGCCCTCGAGGTGCCCATGCCGGCGATATTTCCGCGCAAATCGCTCACCCTGCTGGAAGGCCGGATCAAACGGGTGCAGGAGAAGTATCACCTGCCGCTCCCCGCCTTCTGGAGCCGTCCGGCGGAGCTGTTGTCACGGGTGGCGCGAGAGCATGCGCCGGAAGGCTTGTTCGAACCGGTGGCCGCAGCGCGCGATGCCCTGAGCCGGCGTCTCGATGAGCTGAAGCAGCGCGCCACCGCGCTGGACGCGCCTCTCGCCGGTTTCATCGACAAGGAACGCGGCAAAATTTTCCATCAGCTCGCCATCATCGAGAACAAACTGCTGCAGGCAGCCAAACGGCAGAATGAGACGCTGACGCAGCAGATTCTCAAAGCTGCCCACGCACTTTATCCCCGGCAGCAACTGCAGGAGCGGGAATTCAGCATCGTGCCTTTCTTGTGCAAGCACGGCAGGGGATTGGTGCGGCGGCTTTACGACCTAATGGAAGTGCAGCGCTTCGATCATCAAGTGATCGAACTGTTCTAA
- a CDS encoding N-acetylmuramoyl-L-alanine amidase, whose product MKRFQECHAPVSPLVRTLVLAGIVAPALLNLAGCLKPYPRLPQSRTPQADSLQVAAVADRVAATESPEALPSKPDTLLPETLPGEDQIVAQFKDNRVFVLVRVNAAAGWHAALADRILYDPAAWQTISPVLAHTDSGDFVEVPFALLNYEYKKKALQQIFPASSENEEGWLHVVHYKGETLWAIAEIFTGEGRNYTALEKENNLAPHTPLRRGQRLRIPTSLLAKSLRNTSFPEFVALPQDTVAASVSPARAAEPPVSRDPALQFRKIAGEWFGIYRLQRGEALYSAVVVRFTGRVDADEVNQIARQLMRVNGIRDETAIPAGTAIRIPLRLVDEALLIKGGQEPGPQLPRRPGKLHVILDAGHGGNDPGTMVRGWREADLAYDLMRRLQRELEAAGVVVHPLVGSRARATASGNGGSDQRHNYVLVTPPYFIEDSRVALNLRINLIDAIYERLLRAGVPRANMILISIHLDHLHPALNGAMVYYPGARERLESYGAWWDGVYDRYVESRNRTISYTARDNQEAEAASENFARGLIAALRRARLPVHTYEPIRQYVYRGGRKWTPGIIRYSRVPTSVLLEAANLANPGDLMNMRASQFRQRFVAAVAQAIVEGK is encoded by the coding sequence ATGAAACGGTTCCAGGAATGCCATGCCCCGGTGTCACCTCTTGTAAGAACCCTCGTGCTTGCGGGCATTGTTGCCCCCGCCCTTCTCAATCTCGCGGGTTGCCTGAAACCCTACCCGCGCCTGCCACAATCGCGCACGCCGCAGGCGGACAGCCTTCAGGTTGCCGCCGTCGCGGACAGGGTGGCAGCGACGGAAAGTCCTGAGGCACTCCCCAGCAAACCCGACACGCTGCTGCCGGAGACTCTGCCCGGCGAGGATCAGATTGTTGCGCAATTCAAAGACAATCGCGTTTTCGTTTTGGTCAGGGTGAATGCGGCAGCCGGCTGGCATGCGGCGCTGGCGGACCGCATATTGTATGATCCGGCTGCCTGGCAAACGATTTCGCCGGTGCTTGCGCACACTGATTCGGGGGATTTTGTCGAGGTGCCGTTTGCGCTGTTGAATTATGAGTACAAGAAAAAAGCGTTGCAGCAGATTTTTCCCGCCAGCAGTGAAAATGAGGAAGGGTGGCTGCATGTGGTGCATTACAAAGGCGAGACCTTGTGGGCGATCGCCGAAATTTTCACCGGCGAGGGCAGAAACTACACGGCGCTGGAAAAGGAGAACAACCTCGCGCCGCATACGCCCCTGAGGCGCGGGCAGCGCCTTCGTATTCCTACCAGCCTGCTGGCAAAGTCACTGCGCAATACTTCGTTTCCGGAATTTGTTGCGCTGCCGCAAGACACGGTGGCGGCATCCGTTTCCCCGGCACGCGCCGCCGAACCGCCGGTTTCACGCGATCCGGCGTTGCAGTTTCGCAAGATAGCCGGGGAGTGGTTTGGTATTTACCGGCTGCAGCGCGGTGAGGCGCTGTACAGCGCGGTGGTGGTGCGCTTCACCGGCCGTGTCGATGCCGATGAAGTCAACCAAATCGCCCGCCAGCTCATGCGCGTGAACGGCATCCGTGATGAGACAGCCATTCCTGCCGGCACCGCCATTCGCATTCCGCTGCGGTTGGTGGATGAAGCGCTGCTGATCAAGGGCGGGCAGGAACCGGGTCCGCAACTGCCGCGGCGGCCGGGCAAGCTGCACGTGATCCTGGATGCCGGTCACGGCGGCAATGACCCCGGCACCATGGTGCGTGGCTGGCGCGAGGCCGATCTGGCGTATGATTTGATGCGCCGGTTGCAGCGGGAACTTGAAGCGGCGGGCGTGGTGGTGCATCCGCTGGTGGGCAGCCGCGCCCGCGCCACCGCCAGCGGCAACGGCGGCAGCGACCAACGCCACAATTACGTGCTGGTCACCCCGCCTTATTTCATCGAAGACAGCCGCGTGGCGTTGAATCTGCGCATCAATCTCATCGACGCTATTTACGAACGGTTGCTGCGCGCCGGCGTGCCCCGCGCCAACATGATCCTGATCAGCATTCATCTTGATCATCTCCATCCTGCCCTCAATGGCGCGATGGTGTATTATCCCGGTGCACGCGAGCGCCTGGAGAGCTACGGTGCCTGGTGGGACGGGGTTTATGACCGGTATGTCGAGAGCCGCAATCGCACGATTTCTTACACGGCGCGTGACAACCAGGAAGCGGAAGCCGCCAGTGAAAACTTTGCCCGTGGTTTGATCGCCGCCTTGCGGCGTGCCCGGCTGCCGGTGCACACCTATGAACCGATCCGGCAATACGTCTATCGCGGCGGCCGCAAATGGACCCCCGGCATCATTCGCTACAGCCGCGTGCCGACCTCCGTGCTGTTGGAGGCCGCCAATCTCGCCAATCCCGGGGATCTGATGAACATGCGCGCATCGCAGTTCCGGCAGCGTTTCGTCGCAGCCGTGGCGCAGGCGATTGTGGAAGGAAAGTGA
- a CDS encoding AAA family ATPase: MRCPGCGKENPAAVKCCNACGAAMSARCANCDFENPPQFRFCGQCGTRLPGPAAEPAPFERHRPREPERRQITVMFCDLVGSTALSTRLDPEELREVVRHYQTLCAEIVSRHEGHIAQYLGDGIMAYFGYPVAHEDDACRAVRAGLEIVTAMQSLSARGNESLAVRVSLHTGLVVIGEMGVGDKRELLALGTAPNIAARLQALAAPNTVVISSATHHLVQGFFTLQSQGTHLLKGLNAPLAVYRVLYESGVHTRLEAAMKSGLTPLVGKDRELQELLTAWQRVTAGEPQAVLVNGEAGIGKSRLLLALKQSLAGTPHVWLEAQGSPYYQNSALHPLIEVLQRLLDFCRDDTAERKITKLEDWLRQQEQPVAEALPLFATLLAVPLADDYVAPNLNPQRLKQKTLEAWQAILLHMAQQQPVVFAVEDLHWADPSTLTMLDSMLHLPAPARLLLLLTSRPEFVPGWNGHARVTQINLNRLTQEQIETMVAQVTGDKTLPAPVLKQIVTKTDGIPLFVEELTRMVLESGLLREEDRRFELIGPLPPLAIPATLQDWLMARLDRLAPVKEVAQLAAAIGREFSYDLINAVDLVEERTLRQGLAQLASAGLLQSQSDAGSRSVTYAFKHALIQEAAYQSLLKSRRQQYHQRIAQTLVEKFYDTACEQPELLAHHYTEAGLYDTAIAYWQWAGEKAIQRSAHPEAISHLSKGLELLQHLPENAQHDQLEVELLTYLGVAMTASQGYTSPEVDKIYSRARTLCERLNQTPRLASAMLGLWKAALVRGDLRQAHALAQECMLLAETKQDLELLLTAHLTLGVSAASTGELLTAREHLREAIHLYLPSDHHTDIYDYGEDLGVVALIYLAHVSWMLGYPEQALKYSEEALQLAQKLAHPFTLAIALHFTAGTHELRRERHLMHARAEALIALAEEQGFPFWRACGEIQKGILLFDQGRQQEAIGMIDRAIASLQAGGAQIGEAGGKAQRALAYGKTGRVPEGLALIEEALALTRTGRECQDEAEQWRIKGELYRMHTAREPEENERQAEACFQQALEIARKQQAKSWELRAAMSLSRLWQKQGRSGAAHDLLAGIYGWFTEGFDTADLQEAKALLAELADTG; the protein is encoded by the coding sequence ATGCGCTGTCCCGGTTGTGGCAAGGAAAATCCAGCGGCAGTGAAATGCTGCAATGCGTGCGGCGCGGCGATGTCGGCGCGCTGTGCAAACTGCGATTTTGAGAATCCGCCACAATTTCGCTTTTGCGGACAATGCGGCACGCGCCTGCCCGGCCCCGCGGCGGAGCCGGCGCCATTCGAGCGCCACCGGCCACGCGAGCCGGAACGCCGGCAAATCACCGTGATGTTTTGCGATCTCGTCGGCTCGACCGCACTCTCCACCCGGCTCGATCCCGAAGAACTGCGAGAAGTGGTGCGGCATTATCAAACTCTGTGCGCCGAGATCGTCAGCCGCCACGAGGGCCACATCGCCCAATATTTGGGCGATGGCATCATGGCTTATTTCGGCTATCCCGTGGCACATGAGGATGATGCGTGCCGCGCGGTGCGCGCAGGTTTGGAGATCGTCACGGCGATGCAATCGCTCAGCGCGCGCGGAAACGAAAGCCTGGCGGTGCGGGTCAGTCTGCATACCGGCCTGGTGGTGATTGGCGAAATGGGCGTCGGTGACAAACGCGAGCTGCTTGCGCTCGGCACGGCACCGAATATTGCCGCACGCTTGCAAGCTCTGGCGGCACCCAACACCGTCGTGATCAGCTCGGCCACGCATCATCTCGTGCAGGGCTTTTTCACGCTGCAATCGCAGGGCACGCATCTGCTCAAGGGTCTCAACGCGCCGCTGGCGGTTTATCGAGTTTTGTATGAAAGCGGCGTGCACACCCGCCTGGAAGCGGCGATGAAGTCGGGTTTGACGCCGCTGGTGGGAAAAGACCGGGAGCTGCAGGAGTTGCTGACCGCCTGGCAGCGCGTCACCGCGGGCGAGCCCCAGGCCGTGCTGGTGAATGGTGAAGCCGGCATCGGCAAATCGCGCTTGCTCCTGGCGCTCAAACAAAGCCTGGCAGGCACGCCGCATGTTTGGCTGGAAGCTCAGGGCTCGCCCTACTATCAAAACAGCGCGCTGCATCCCTTGATCGAAGTGCTGCAGCGCCTGCTCGATTTCTGCCGGGACGACACGGCCGAGCGCAAAATCACCAAACTCGAAGATTGGCTGCGGCAGCAAGAACAACCGGTGGCCGAGGCTCTTCCCCTGTTTGCCACTTTGCTGGCGGTGCCGCTGGCAGATGATTATGTCGCGCCCAACCTCAACCCCCAACGGCTGAAGCAGAAAACCCTCGAAGCCTGGCAGGCGATCTTGCTGCATATGGCGCAGCAGCAGCCGGTGGTCTTTGCAGTTGAAGATCTGCATTGGGCTGATCCCTCGACGCTGACCATGCTCGATAGCATGCTGCACCTGCCAGCGCCTGCCCGCCTGCTGTTGCTGTTGACTTCCCGGCCGGAGTTCGTGCCGGGTTGGAATGGCCATGCCCGAGTCACGCAGATCAACCTGAATCGCTTGACTCAGGAGCAGATCGAGACAATGGTGGCGCAGGTCACCGGCGACAAAACTTTGCCTGCGCCCGTGCTCAAACAGATCGTGACCAAGACGGACGGCATTCCGCTGTTCGTGGAAGAACTCACGAGAATGGTGCTCGAATCCGGCCTGTTACGCGAGGAAGACCGTCGATTCGAGTTGATCGGCCCGCTGCCGCCTTTGGCGATTCCGGCAACGCTGCAGGATTGGTTGATGGCGCGGCTGGATCGTCTGGCGCCGGTGAAAGAAGTGGCACAACTGGCAGCGGCCATCGGCCGGGAGTTTTCCTACGACTTGATCAACGCCGTCGACCTGGTCGAGGAGAGGACGCTGCGCCAGGGGCTGGCGCAGTTGGCCAGTGCCGGTTTACTGCAGTCCCAGAGCGACGCCGGCAGCCGCAGTGTGACCTATGCCTTCAAGCACGCATTGATTCAAGAGGCGGCCTATCAATCGCTACTGAAAAGCCGGCGGCAACAATACCATCAGCGTATCGCGCAAACGCTGGTGGAAAAGTTCTATGACACGGCCTGCGAACAGCCTGAGCTGCTGGCGCATCACTATACCGAGGCCGGTTTGTATGACACCGCGATCGCTTACTGGCAGTGGGCCGGTGAAAAAGCGATTCAGCGGTCCGCGCATCCCGAGGCGATCAGCCATCTCAGCAAGGGTTTGGAACTGCTGCAGCATCTCCCTGAAAACGCCCAGCACGACCAGTTGGAAGTCGAATTGCTGACTTACCTGGGCGTGGCGATGACCGCCAGTCAGGGATACACTTCGCCGGAGGTGGACAAGATCTACAGCCGGGCGCGCACGTTGTGCGAGCGCCTGAATCAAACCCCGCGGCTGGCCTCGGCGATGCTCGGCCTCTGGAAAGCCGCGTTGGTGCGCGGCGATCTGCGACAGGCGCACGCGTTGGCGCAGGAGTGCATGCTGCTCGCCGAAACCAAGCAGGATCTCGAGTTACTTTTGACCGCGCATCTGACCCTGGGCGTCTCTGCCGCCAGCACCGGCGAATTGCTCACCGCCCGGGAGCATCTGCGCGAAGCCATTCATCTCTACCTGCCCTCGGATCATCACACCGACATTTACGATTACGGCGAAGACCTCGGCGTGGTGGCGCTCATCTATCTTGCCCACGTTTCCTGGATGCTGGGCTATCCTGAGCAGGCGCTGAAATACAGCGAAGAAGCCCTGCAATTGGCACAGAAGCTGGCGCATCCGTTCACGCTTGCGATCGCGCTCCACTTCACTGCTGGCACGCATGAGCTGCGGCGCGAACGTCATCTCATGCATGCGCGCGCCGAGGCCTTGATCGCGCTCGCGGAGGAACAGGGTTTTCCGTTTTGGCGCGCCTGCGGAGAAATTCAAAAAGGCATTCTGCTGTTCGATCAAGGCCGGCAGCAGGAAGCCATTGGCATGATCGACAGGGCCATTGCCTCCCTGCAGGCCGGTGGCGCTCAGATCGGCGAGGCCGGCGGCAAGGCTCAGCGTGCCCTGGCCTACGGCAAAACGGGCCGTGTGCCAGAGGGCCTGGCCTTGATCGAGGAAGCGCTCGCCCTCACGCGCACCGGCAGGGAATGCCAGGATGAGGCCGAGCAGTGGCGGATCAAGGGCGAGCTGTACCGCATGCACACAGCGCGCGAGCCTGAGGAGAATGAGCGCCAGGCAGAAGCCTGTTTCCAGCAGGCTCTGGAGATTGCACGCAAGCAACAGGCAAAATCCTGGGAACTGCGCGCGGCCATGAGTCTGAGCCGGCTGTGGCAAAAGCAGGGAAGGAGCGGAGCAGCGCACGATCTGCTGGCGGGCATTTATGGCTGGTTCACGGAAGGATTCGACACTGCCGATTTGCAGGAGGCGAAGGCGCTGCTGGCGGAACTTGCCGATACAGGGTAG
- the bshB1 gene encoding bacillithiol biosynthesis deacetylase BshB1 has translation MSIDFLALGAHPDDIELGCGGTLIKLARLGYRTAAYTLTRGESGTRGTEAIREQEFRAAAQILQVAHYGMLDLPDAGIEETQLNRLKIVRLLRQLRPRLVATMHWEARHPDHIHTAHLVRDAAMVSGLKNLDLGPLRANGEAAAAPDHWRPLRVLYMPERYEVPVSFIVDISDTFAEKMAAIRAHESQFHGEQMHKYGEEQTVISRPAFLEFIAAKNRKWGAMIGVQYGEAFVVRESVRLDDPVAAFGDWCAETIP, from the coding sequence ATGTCGATTGATTTCCTCGCTCTGGGCGCACATCCTGATGACATCGAGTTGGGCTGCGGCGGCACGTTGATCAAACTCGCCCGCCTGGGCTACCGCACCGCGGCCTATACGCTTACCCGCGGCGAAAGCGGCACGCGCGGCACCGAGGCCATTCGGGAGCAGGAATTCCGCGCGGCAGCCCAAATTTTGCAAGTGGCCCACTACGGCATGCTCGACCTGCCCGATGCCGGCATCGAGGAGACGCAGCTCAACCGCCTGAAGATCGTGCGCCTGCTTCGGCAATTGCGGCCGCGCCTGGTCGCGACCATGCACTGGGAAGCACGGCATCCGGATCACATTCACACCGCGCATCTCGTGCGCGACGCCGCCATGGTCTCCGGGCTGAAGAATCTCGACCTGGGGCCGCTGCGGGCCAACGGCGAAGCTGCTGCGGCGCCGGACCACTGGCGGCCGTTGCGCGTGCTCTACATGCCAGAACGCTACGAAGTTCCCGTGAGTTTTATCGTGGACATTTCGGATACCTTCGCAGAGAAGATGGCCGCGATTCGGGCGCACGAATCGCAGTTTCACGGCGAGCAGATGCACAAGTATGGCGAGGAACAGACCGTCATCTCGCGCCCCGCCTTTTTGGAATTCATTGCCGCGAAAAACCGCAAATGGGGTGCGATGATCGGCGTGCAATACGGCGAGGCCTTCGTGGTGCGCGAGAGCGTGCGTCTCGATGATCCGGTGGCCGCCTTTGGCGACTGGTGCGCCGAAACGATCCCCTGA
- a CDS encoding LeuA family protein: MTNPAEQDLIYDWNTVAGGFKPGQPVEFDDETLRDGLQSPSVTDPPITDKLRMLHLMHRLGLQAANIGLPGAGPRARADVLALAREIANHRLAIFPNCAARTVEADIIPIVEISQQAGIAIEAATFLGSSPVRLYAENWDIHFLQHTVEKAVSFVVKHGLPAMFVTEDTIRSHPDTVALLYSTAVRAGATRVVVCDTVGHATPAGVRALVQFVRQVVHAINPAVKVDWHGHRDRGLALSNTLTAIEAGADRVHGTILGIGERVGNTPLDLILVNCKLLGWIDNDLTALQEYCALVSRACGVPVPANYPVFGRDAFRTGTGVHAAAIIKARKKGQDWLADLVYSGVPASWFGRRQEIEIGHMSGESNVIYWLTANGIEPTRPRIEAIFAAAKRMNRNMTDEEIHEVLRSLEH, from the coding sequence ATGACCAATCCCGCGGAACAGGATCTCATCTATGATTGGAACACCGTCGCCGGCGGTTTCAAGCCCGGCCAGCCGGTCGAATTCGATGATGAAACGCTGCGCGACGGGTTGCAATCGCCCTCTGTGACCGATCCTCCGATCACGGACAAATTGCGCATGCTGCACCTCATGCACCGCCTGGGGCTGCAGGCCGCCAACATCGGGCTGCCCGGCGCCGGCCCGCGGGCACGGGCCGACGTGCTGGCTCTGGCGCGCGAGATTGCCAACCACCGGCTGGCGATCTTTCCCAACTGCGCGGCACGCACGGTGGAGGCGGACATCATCCCGATCGTCGAGATTTCGCAGCAGGCCGGCATCGCCATCGAAGCCGCGACTTTTCTCGGCTCCAGTCCGGTGCGTCTCTATGCGGAAAACTGGGACATCCATTTCCTGCAGCACACGGTCGAAAAGGCGGTGTCGTTCGTCGTCAAGCACGGGCTGCCGGCGATGTTTGTCACCGAAGACACGATTCGCTCCCATCCGGACACGGTGGCGCTGCTTTACAGCACGGCGGTGCGCGCCGGTGCCACGCGCGTGGTGGTTTGCGATACTGTTGGCCACGCCACCCCGGCGGGCGTGCGCGCCCTGGTGCAGTTCGTGCGCCAAGTGGTGCACGCCATCAATCCCGCCGTGAAAGTGGACTGGCACGGCCATCGTGATCGCGGGCTGGCGCTGAGCAATACGCTGACAGCCATCGAGGCGGGTGCCGATCGCGTGCACGGCACGATACTCGGCATCGGCGAGCGCGTCGGCAACACGCCGCTCGATCTCATTCTGGTGAATTGCAAACTGCTCGGCTGGATCGACAACGATTTGACCGCATTGCAGGAGTATTGTGCGCTGGTCTCCCGCGCCTGTGGTGTGCCGGTGCCCGCCAATTATCCGGTGTTTGGCCGTGATGCCTTTCGCACCGGCACCGGCGTGCATGCCGCCGCCATCATCAAAGCCCGCAAAAAGGGGCAGGACTGGCTGGCGGATCTGGTCTATTCCGGCGTACCGGCGAGCTGGTTTGGCCGCCGCCAGGAAATCGAGATCGGCCATATGAGTGGTGAATCGAACGTGATTTACTGGCTCACCGCCAATGGGATCGAGCCGACCCGGCCGCGCATCGAGGCGATCTTTGCCGCCGCCAAGCGCATGAACCGCAACATGACGGATGAGGAAATCCACGAGGTGCTGCGATCACTCGAACATTGA